The following proteins come from a genomic window of Marinihelvus fidelis:
- a CDS encoding MBOAT family O-acyltransferase, translated as MLFNSVQFLVFFTVVAGVYFFLPRRGKLVFLLLASYWFYMSWKVEYALLIVISTLVDYWVALGLFRADSRAKKRWLLVLSLFTNLGILFTFKYFNFISASFQDLVNLFDASYQSPVLKVLLPVGISFYTFQTLSYTIDVYRGDREPERNLLVFALYVSFFPQLVAGPIERSTHLLPQFHTDKRFEWSRLTSGFALVLWGYFLKLVIADQLGPYVDEVFGSPRGYSGGHFLLASYFFAFQIFGDFAGYSCIAIGVARMLGYDLMENFRRPYFSRSVREFWTRWHISLSSWFRDYLYIPLGGNRRRQARNLLNVMLVFVISGLWHGANWTFVAWGALHGAYLVAGRWLTPPGARDGKRSGLMNLVNVFITFNLVVFAWIFFRAESLSDAWYIVTHLADFPAINAGYLANVVLPFTNDYSSISMFASCLFFIGVMEAVHGLQEHGNNSLTRLWARSGLFRAACLVVLLNVILLFGNFDSNSFIYFQF; from the coding sequence ATGCTGTTCAACTCGGTTCAGTTCCTGGTCTTCTTCACGGTCGTTGCGGGCGTCTATTTCTTCCTGCCCAGGCGCGGCAAGCTGGTCTTCCTGTTGCTGGCCAGCTACTGGTTCTACATGAGTTGGAAGGTCGAGTACGCGTTGCTGATCGTGATCTCAACGCTGGTCGACTACTGGGTCGCGCTGGGGTTGTTCAGGGCGGACAGCCGGGCGAAAAAGCGCTGGTTGCTGGTGCTCAGCCTGTTCACGAACCTGGGCATCCTGTTCACGTTCAAGTATTTCAACTTCATCAGCGCCTCGTTCCAGGACCTGGTAAACCTGTTCGACGCCAGTTACCAGTCGCCGGTGCTGAAGGTGCTGCTGCCGGTGGGCATCTCGTTCTACACCTTCCAGACGCTGAGCTACACGATTGATGTTTACAGGGGTGACCGCGAGCCGGAGCGCAACCTGCTGGTGTTCGCGCTCTACGTTTCGTTCTTTCCGCAGCTGGTAGCCGGGCCCATCGAGCGCTCCACCCACCTGCTGCCGCAGTTTCATACGGACAAGCGCTTTGAATGGAGCCGGCTGACGAGCGGGTTCGCGCTGGTGCTGTGGGGGTATTTTCTGAAGCTGGTGATCGCCGACCAGCTGGGGCCCTATGTCGACGAGGTGTTCGGGTCGCCGCGTGGCTACAGTGGCGGGCACTTCCTGTTGGCGAGCTACTTCTTCGCGTTCCAGATTTTCGGGGACTTTGCCGGTTACTCGTGTATCGCGATTGGTGTCGCCCGCATGCTGGGCTATGACCTGATGGAGAACTTCCGCCGGCCGTATTTCAGCCGCAGCGTGCGCGAGTTCTGGACGCGTTGGCATATCTCGCTGTCCAGCTGGTTTCGCGACTACCTGTATATCCCGCTGGGCGGTAATCGTCGACGGCAGGCGCGGAACCTGCTGAACGTGATGCTGGTCTTCGTGATCAGCGGGCTTTGGCATGGCGCCAACTGGACCTTCGTGGCCTGGGGCGCGCTGCACGGCGCGTACCTGGTGGCCGGCCGCTGGCTCACCCCGCCTGGCGCCCGGGATGGCAAGCGATCGGGCCTGATGAACCTGGTCAACGTGTTCATCACTTTCAACCTGGTGGTGTTCGCGTGGATATTCTTCCGTGCAGAGAGCCTGTCCGATGCCTGGTACATCGTCACCCACCTGGCTGACTTCCCCGCCATCAACGCGGGTTATCTCGCCAATGTCGTGCTGCCGTTCACCAACGATTACTCGTCCATCTCGATGTTCGCCAGTTGCCTGTTCTTCATCGGCGTGATGGAGGCCGTGCACGGGCTGCAGGAGCATGGCAATAACTCGCTCACCCGGTTGTGGGCCCGGTCCGGGCTGTTTCGTGCGGCTTGCCTGGTGGTGTTACTGAACGTCATTCTCTTGTTCGGCAACTTTGACTCCAACAGCTTTATCTATTTCCAGTTCTGA